In Rhodanobacter denitrificans, the sequence CTCGGCCCCGGCCGGCAAGCGCATGGGCCATGCCGGTGCGATCATCTCCGGCGGCAAGGGCACCGCCGCGGCGAAGTTCGCCGCGCTGGAGAAGGCCGGTGTCACCACGGTGAAGTCGCCGGCCGACCTGGGCAAGACGCTGGCGAAGCTGATGAAGTAAGTCGGCGCCGCCGTGCCGTAAAATGCGAAGGCCGCGATACGTCGCGGCCTTCGTCGTTTTCCGGAGCAGGAAGTCCATGGCAAAGCTGCGTGTGGCGCTGGCCCAGTTCGATTTCGCGGTCGGTGCGGTGGCGGCGAATGCCGCGAAGGTGGGCGAGCTGATCGCCCGGGCGCGCGCCGGCGGCGCCGCGCTGGTGGCGTTTCCCGAGCTGACCCTCTCCGGCTATCCGCCGGAGGATCTGCTGCTGCGACCGAGCTTCCTGGCTGCCTGCGCCAGCGAGCTGGCCACGCTGGCGGCGGCGAGCCACGGCGTTGCCGCCCTGGTCGGCCACCCGTACAGCGAGGGCGAGGTGTTCAACGCGGCCAGCCTGCTGCGCGACGGCAAGGTGGACTGCACCGCACACAAGCAGGCGCTGCCGAACTACGGCGTGTTCGACGACAAGCGCTATTTCCGCCCGGGCCACGCCTCGGTCACGACCATGATCGACGGGGTGAGCGTCGGCCTGCTGATCTGCGAGGACGTGTGGCAGCCGGAGCCGGCGGCGCAGGCTGCGGCGGCCGGTGCGGAGCTGCTGGTGGTGATCAACGCCTCACCGTGGGACGAGCGCAAGCAGGCCGAGCGCGAGGCGGTGCTGGCCGCGCGCGCGCGAGAGACCGGTTGCGCGATCGCCTACCTCAACCTGGTCGGCGGCCAGGACGAGGTGGTCTACGACGGCGGCTCGCTGCTGGTGGACGGCGACGGCATGGTCGCCGCGCGCGCGCCGGCCTTCGTCGACGCGCTGCTGTGGGCCGGGTTCGATCCGGCCACGCGCCGCTGGTCGGCGGACGACTGGCCGGTCGCCGCCGACCCATCGCTGGAGGCGACGCTGTACGCCGCCCTGGTGCGCGGCACCCGCGACTACATCGACAAGAACGCCTTCAGTGGCGTGCTGCTGGGCCTGTCTGGTGGCATCGACTCCGCACTGACGCTGGCGCTGGCAGTCGACGCGCTGGGCGCCTCACGCGTCACCGCGGTGATGATGCCCACCCGCTACACCTCGCAGTTGTCGCTGGACGGCGCACGCGCGCAGGCGCAACGGCAGGGCGTGGACTACCACGTGATCGACATCGAGCCGACCTGCCAGTCGTTCGTCGCGGCACTGGCGCCGGCGTTCGCCGGCAAGGCGGCCGACACCACCGAGGAGAACCTGCAGTCGCGCACGCGCGGCGTGATGTTGATGGCGCTCTCCAACAAGCATGGCAAGCTCTTGCTCGCCACCGGCAACAAGAGCGAGATGGCGGTCGGCTACTGCACGCTGTACGGCGACATGTGCGGCGCCTACGCGCCGCTGAAGGACGTCTACAAGACCGTGGTGTACCGGCTGGCGCGCTGGCGGAATGGGGCCGGGAGTGGGGAAAACAACGCGGCGGGACGAGCCATTTCCGATTTCCGGTTGCCCATTCCCCCCGAAGTCATCGACCGCCCGCCCTCGGCCGAGCTGCGCGACAACCAGACCGACCAGGACTCGCTGCCGCCGTACGACGAGCTGGATGCGATCCTCGAACGCTTCATCGAGGGCGAGCAGTCGCAGGCGGAGATCGTGGCGCAGGGCTTCGATGCCGACGTGGTGCGCCGGGTGGTGCGGCTGGTGCTGCTGAACGAGTTCAAGCGGCGGCAGTCGGCGCCGGGTCCGCGCGTGACCACCCGCGCGTTCGGCCGCGAGCGGCGCTATCCGATTACTTCGGGCTGGCATTGACCCTCGAAGCGAAGGGTCGCCGCCATATCGACGAAGCCGAACCCGCACGGCACGGTTGCTCCCTCTCCCTCCGGCGACCGAAGGGAGTCCCCTTGCGGGTGAGAGGCTTGGGGTGAGGGTGCGGGGCTGGCGAGATCCCCATGAAAAAAGCCGGCGCGGACGCCGGCTCTCTTGTGGACGGAGCAGTCGGCAAAGCTCAATGATGCCCCGAGAACGGCACCATCTTGCGCAGCGTGGACGGCGCATGCGGCCACTTGGCGTCGCTCAGGTACGGGTGGTTCGGGTAGTTCAGCGCCAGCACCTGGCGGCTCTGGTCGGCCAGGGTCTTCTGGTCCAGCGCCAGGTAGCTGCGGGTGAGGATGGCCAGCGCATCGCCGGTCTGCGATGCCTGCTGGTAATGCTCGATCACGTACTGCGCGCGGTCGGCGGCGGCGACGTAGGCCTTGTTGCGCAGGTAGAACTCGGCCACGTTGATCTCGTGCTCGGCCAGTATGTTGCGCAGGTAGATCATGCGCTGGCGCGCATCGGCGGTATACGCACTGTCCGGGAAGCGCCGCGACAGCTCGGCGAAGTCGTCGAACGACTGCAGGTTGTAGCCCTGATCGCGACGCGACTGCGAACCTTCGCGGTTGATGAAGCGCTCGATCACGCCGCTGGTGCGGTCGAAGTTGATCAGGCCGCGCAGGTAGTAGGCATAATCGACGTGCTTGTTGGCCGGGTAGGTCTTGATGAAGCGGTTCACGGTCGACAAGGCATCATCGGGCTGGTTGTCCTTGTATTGCGCGTAGGCCATCTCCAGTTGTGCCTGCTCGTTGTACTCGCCCGACGGGAAACGCGCGATCAGGCGCTGGTAGGCCTTGGTGGCGGCGGCGTAGTCGGCGTTCTGCAGCGAGGCGTGCGCGTTGTCGTACAGCGCGACCAGCGGCATCGTGTCGATGGTTTCGCGTTTCGACTTGAACATCGAACAGGCGCTCATCGACACGACGAGCATCAGCACCACAAGCACTTTGAGTACAGGCAATTTGGGCATCGGCAGCCGGGGTGGGTCGATCGTTGGGCGCATAAGGAAGGAGTTCGGATGTTTGAGCGAAAAGGCATGATAGCCGAAACCGGCCACAGCCCGTGGAGGCCGGCATGACCACGATCCGGCACGAGGCGGAGGTGCCGCTGGGGGCGGCGGGACGCAGGTTCGACCAGGCGCTGGCCGAGATGTTCCCCGATTATTCGCGTTCGCGGCTCAGCGGTTGGATCAAATCCGGCGCCGTGACCCTGGACGGCGCGCAGGCGCCGCCGCGGCAGCTGCTGCGGGGCGGCGAGCGGGTGTGCCTTGAGGTCGAGCTGGAAAACGAGGTGTCCAGCGCGGCGGAGGACATCGCGCTGACCATCGTGCACGAGGACGCGCACCTGCTGGTGCTGGACAAGCCGGCCGGGCTGGTGGTCCATCCCGGCGCCGGCAACCCGGCCGGCACCCTGCTGAACGCGCTGCTGCACCACGACCCGCAGCTGGCCGAACTGCCGCGCGCCGGCATCGTGCACCGGCTGGACAAGGACACCTCCGGCCTGATGGTGGTGGCGCGGACCCTGCCGACGTACACCGCGCTGGTCGACCTGCTGTCGCG encodes:
- a CDS encoding NAD+ synthase, yielding MAKLRVALAQFDFAVGAVAANAAKVGELIARARAGGAALVAFPELTLSGYPPEDLLLRPSFLAACASELATLAAASHGVAALVGHPYSEGEVFNAASLLRDGKVDCTAHKQALPNYGVFDDKRYFRPGHASVTTMIDGVSVGLLICEDVWQPEPAAQAAAAGAELLVVINASPWDERKQAEREAVLAARARETGCAIAYLNLVGGQDEVVYDGGSLLVDGDGMVAARAPAFVDALLWAGFDPATRRWSADDWPVAADPSLEATLYAALVRGTRDYIDKNAFSGVLLGLSGGIDSALTLALAVDALGASRVTAVMMPTRYTSQLSLDGARAQAQRQGVDYHVIDIEPTCQSFVAALAPAFAGKAADTTEENLQSRTRGVMLMALSNKHGKLLLATGNKSEMAVGYCTLYGDMCGAYAPLKDVYKTVVYRLARWRNGAGSGENNAAGRAISDFRLPIPPEVIDRPPSAELRDNQTDQDSLPPYDELDAILERFIEGEQSQAEIVAQGFDADVVRRVVRLVLLNEFKRRQSAPGPRVTTRAFGRERRYPITSGWH
- a CDS encoding outer membrane protein assembly factor BamD, which codes for MRPTIDPPRLPMPKLPVLKVLVVLMLVVSMSACSMFKSKRETIDTMPLVALYDNAHASLQNADYAAATKAYQRLIARFPSGEYNEQAQLEMAYAQYKDNQPDDALSTVNRFIKTYPANKHVDYAYYLRGLINFDRTSGVIERFINREGSQSRRDQGYNLQSFDDFAELSRRFPDSAYTADARQRMIYLRNILAEHEINVAEFYLRNKAYVAAADRAQYVIEHYQQASQTGDALAILTRSYLALDQKTLADQSRQVLALNYPNHPYLSDAKWPHAPSTLRKMVPFSGHH